The following is a genomic window from Amycolatopsis acidiphila.
AACCTGGCGACGAGGTACGCGAGCGTCGTCTTGCCCGACCCCGTGGCGCCCACCAGCGCCGTCGTCGAACCGGCCGGCACCTCGAGGTCGATGTCCCGCAGGGTCCAGCTGTCCTCGTACTTGAACGAGACGTTCCGCAGGCTCACCGCGCCCTGGCGCACCACGAGCTCCCCGGCGCCCGGCCGGTCGGCGATCTCGACGGGCAGGTCCAGCACCTCGAAGATCCGCCCGAACAGCGCCGCCGCCGTGGAGACGTTCTGCCCGACCGACTGCATCGCGGTGGCGGGGGCGAGGAGCCGGTTGAGCATGCTGGTGAACGCGACGACCGTGCCGATGGTGGTGGGGCTCGCGCCGTGCGCGATCGCCATCCCCGCCAGCCAGTACACGATGGCGGGCACGCACGTCAGGCACATCCGGCGCGAGGCCATCTGCCAGCGCCCCGCCAGCGCCGACTGCCGTTCCAGCAGCGAGATCTCGCGCGACTCGTCCGCGAAGCGCTCCCGCAGCTCCCGCTCGTTGCCCATCGTCTTCGACAGCAGCACCCCGGAGACCGACAGCGACTCCTCGACCATCGTGGTCAGCCGCGCCAGCCTGCGCTGCCTGCCGCGGGCGAGCGACCGCCGTGTCCGCCCCAGTCGCAACGTGAACAGCAGGAACAGCGGGACCACGATCAGCCCGAGGATCGCCAGCTGCCAGTCCATCACGAACAGGGCCACCGCGATCGCCAGCGTCGTGATGCCGTTCTGCGCGATGGAGCTGGCCGTGGTGTTGACGACGTTGTCGACGCCGCCGACGTCGTTGAAGACCCGCGAGAGCACCTCGCCGGTGCGGGTCCGGGTGAAGAAGGCCAGCGACATGCGCTGCAGGTGCCCGTAGACGGCGATGCGCAGGTCGTTCATCACCCGCTGGCCGATCGTGTTGGCCACCCCCGTCGTGCTCACGCTCATCGCACCGTTGCCCAGCGACGCGGCGATCATCCCGGTGGCGAGGAGGCTGAGCAGGCCGGTGTCGCGCTGGGGGAGCGCGTCGTCGAGGATCGCGCGCAGGAAGAACGGCGAGGCCACGCCGAGCCCCGCCTGCACGACGATCAGCCCGAGCAGCCCCGTCAGCGCCCACCGGTAGGGCCCGAACAGGCCGAAGATCCGGCGCAACGGCACCCGCTGGTCCTCGTCCTGGCCACGCTCGATCAGGGAAGTCATACACATGAGCGTAGTAATCGGGGCGAGCCTTTTTCGTCATGCCACGGATTGAGTCTTCGGGTTGATACGCGCCCGATTAATACCGGTGTAGGCGTGTTTCGCGGTACCCGCAGGTCGGGCTCGACGGGCGGCTACCCTGGTCTGCGGAGCAACCACGACCAGCTGGAGCGTGCACACCCGTGTTCGACACCCTCTCCGACAGGCTCACCTCGGCCCTGCAGAACCTGCGGGGCAAGGGGAAGCTGACCGACGCCGACATCGACGCGACCGCGCGCGAGATCCGTATCGCGCTGCTGGAAGCCGACGTCGCGCTGCCCGTCGTGCGGGAGTTCATCGCACAGATCAAGCAGCGCGCGAAGGGTGCCGAGGTCTCCGGCGCCCTCAACCCGGCCCAGCAGGTCATCAAGATCGTCAACGAGGAGCTCGTCGCGATCCTCGGCGGCGAGACCCGCCGGCTCAACCTGGCCAAGAACCCGCCGACGGTGATCATGCTCGCCGGGCTGCAGGGTTCCGGTAAGACGACCCTGGCGGGCAAGCTCGCGCTGTGGCTGAAGAAGCAGGGCCACGCGCCCCTGCTCGTCGCGTGTGACCTGCAGCGTCCCAACGCCGTCACCCAGCTCCAGGTGGTCGGCGAGCGGGCAGGCGTGCCGACCTTCGCGCCCGAGCCGGGCAACGGCGTCGGCGACCCGGTGGACGTCGCGCGCCGCGGTATCGAAGAGGCCAAGCACGCCCAGCACGACGTCATGATCGTCGACACCGCGGGCCGGCTCGGCGTCGACGAGGAGCTGATGCGCCAGGCCGCGAACATCCGTGACGCGGTGCGCCCGGACGAGACGCTGTTCGTCGTCGACGCGATGATCGGCCAGGACGCGGTCAACACCGCGGAGGCCTTCCGCGACGGCGTCGGCTTCAGCGGCGTGGTCCTGACCAAGCTCGACGGCGACGCCCGCGGTGGTGCCGCGCTGTCGGTGCGGCAGGTCACCGGGCAGCCGATCCTGTTCGCGTCCAACGGCGAGAAGCTCGAGGACTTCGACACCTTCCACCCGGACCGGATGGCCAGCCGGATCCTCGGCATGGGCGACCTGCTGACCCTGATCGAGCAGGCCGAGCAGGCCTTCGACCAGGACCAGGCCGAGAAGGCGGCGGCGAAGCTCGGCACCGGGCAGCTCACCCTGGAGGACTTCCTCGAGCAGATGCTCGCGGTGCGCAAGATGGGGCCGATCGGCAACCTGCTGGGCATGCTGCCCGGCGCCGGTCAGATGAAGGACCAGCTCGCGCAGGTCGACGACAAGCAGCTCGACCGGCTGCAGGCGATCATCCGCGGGATGACCCCGGCCGAGCGCGCCGACCCGAAGATGATCAACGGTTCGCGGCGCGCGCGGATCGCGGCCGGGTCCGGTGTCGCCGTGCGCGAGGTCAACGACCTGGTCAACCGGTTCTTCGAGGCCCGCAAGATGATGCAGCAGATGGCGGGCCGGTTCGGCTTCGGCGGTGGCAGCGCCACCAAGAGCCGCAAGGGCAAGAAGGGGAAGAAGGGCAAGGGCAAGGGCCCGACGCAGTCGAAGGTGCGCGGCGGGTTCCCCGGCGGCATGCCGATGCTGCCGCCCGGCGGCGGTGGCGGCGGGATGCCGGATCTCTCCCAGCTGGGTGGCGGCATGAACGACGTGCCCGGCTTCGATCCGACGAAGTTCAAGCTGCCGAAGAACAAGTAGGCCCGTGCATCTGCGTGGTGTCGTGCTGCCCGACGGCGAGCGGCGAGACGTCTGGATCGACGGCGGCCGGCTCACCCACGAGCCGGTGGACGGCGCGGAAACCCTTGTCTCCGAAGGGTTTCTCGTGCCGGGACTGGTGGACGCCCACTGTCATCCCGCGATCGGCGTGCACGGTCCGTCCACAGTGGACGACGCCGTGGCGCAGGCGCTGGTGGACCGGGACGCGGGCACCCTGCTGATCCGCGACTGCGGCCAGCCCATCGACACGCGCGCGCTCCAGCGGCGGGCCGACCTGCCGCGGATGATCCGCTGTGGCAGGCATCTGGCGCTGCCGAAGCGCTACGTCCCGGGCCTGGGCATCGACCTGGACTCCCCGGACGAGCTGCCCGCGGCGGTCGCCGAGCAGGCCGCCGACGGCGACGGCTGGGTCAAGCTGGTGGGGGACTGGATCGACCGCTCGACCGGCGATCTGGCGCCGCTGTGGCCGGACGACGTGCTGGACGAGGCGATCAAGGTCGCCCACGCGGCCGGCGTGCGCGTCACGGCCCACGTCTTCGGCGAGGAGGCCCTGCCGGGGCTGATCGACGCGGGTATCGACTGCCTCGAACACGGGACGGGCCTGACGCCGGACCTGCTCGCGGAAATGGCCGGCCGCGGGACGGCGCTGGTGCCGACCCTGATCAACATCGAGAACTTCCCGGCCATCGCCGAGAAGGCGAGCAAGTACCCGGTGTACGCCGCCCACATGCGAGCCCTCCACGCGGGCGTGACCGACATGATCGCCGCGGCGCTGTCGGCAGGCGTCGCGATCTACGCGGGCAGCGACGCGGGCGGCATGGTGGCCCACGGCCGTGTGGTGGACGAGGTCGAAGCCCTGTGGCGGGCGGGCATGTCCCGCACGGACGCGCTGGCCGCGGCGTCCTGGTCCGCCCGCGAGTGGCTCGGCCACCCGTCCCTGACCGAAGGCGCCCCCGCGGACCTCCTGGTCTACGACGCCGACCCGCGGGAGGACCTGTCCATCCTGCGCACGCCCCGGCACATCATCCTGAACGGCACCGTGCTCCGCTGATCTTGAGCTGAGCCGTTCCCACCCGCCGGAACCCGCTCCGTTGACGCCCGCTCACAGCCCGGGTTCGATCGGTAGCAGGGCGCCACATAGCCTGAACGGCGTGGAAGGGGGCACGCGGGTGGACCAGCAGAGCCGCACCCGCACCGTTCCCGGCGCCCACTGGGGCTTCCTCGCCTTCTTCGTCGGCCTCGGCGTCTACCACCTGGTCACCCTCGTGATGACCGCCCTGCGCTCCGGCCACGCGAGTGTCGACCCGCTGGAGCTCCTCGACGTCGGCCCGGTGCTGCTGCTGGCCTTCCTGCCCACCGTCCTGCTCGGCCTCGCCCCGCTCGTCGCCTCCCGCTGGTGGGGCAGCGGCGCCGACTTCGGCTGGCTGCCCACGCTCCGCGACGTCAAGGTCGGCCTCGCGTGCGGCGGTGTCGCGCTCCTCGCCGGCTACCTGCTCAACCTCCTGCTCCTCGGGCTGTACGGCACCGACCGGGTGTCCGACGGCCCGCTGGCGGATCTCGCCCGGAACGACGACGACAACACGCTCTGGCTCGTGCTCGCCGCGATCATCGTGGTCGCCGCGACGCCGCTCGCGGAGGAGCTGCTGATGCGCGGCGCGCTGTGGAACGCGCTGGCGCACCACCGCGTGCCGCCGTGGGTGATCCTCGTCCTGACCGCCGTGGTCTTCGCCTACCTGCACGGCGAGCCCACGCGCACGATCGCGTTGTTCGGCCAGGGCGTGGCGATCGGCTGGGCGCGGTTGCGGACCGGCCGGGTGGGCGCGAGTCTCGTCGCGCACGCGGCCAACAACCTGCCCGCGGCGTTGCTGCTGTTCACCGGCGCCTGAACGGCGGCGTGATGGGGACTAGGCTCGGAAAGTGGTTCGGCCGGATCGGACGGAGGCATGGGGTGACCGCGACGCAGCCCGACGAGCCGCTGGACTCGCTCGAGCTGCCGGAGGCCGCTGCGCCGCCCGCGCACCGCTGGGGCTTCGGCGCCTTCCTCGTCGCCGAGGCGGTACTGGTGGCCTCGGCCGCGTTCGTCAGCGTCCTGCTCCCTCCGGTGCCCGCGGGCAGGCCGACCCCGGTCAGCGACGTGCTGATCGGCAC
Proteins encoded in this region:
- a CDS encoding ABC transporter ATP-binding protein, which codes for MTSLIERGQDEDQRVPLRRIFGLFGPYRWALTGLLGLIVVQAGLGVASPFFLRAILDDALPQRDTGLLSLLATGMIAASLGNGAMSVSTTGVANTIGQRVMNDLRIAVYGHLQRMSLAFFTRTRTGEVLSRVFNDVGGVDNVVNTTASSIAQNGITTLAIAVALFVMDWQLAILGLIVVPLFLLFTLRLGRTRRSLARGRQRRLARLTTMVEESLSVSGVLLSKTMGNERELRERFADESREISLLERQSALAGRWQMASRRMCLTCVPAIVYWLAGMAIAHGASPTTIGTVVAFTSMLNRLLAPATAMQSVGQNVSTAAALFGRIFEVLDLPVEIADRPGAGELVVRQGAVSLRNVSFKYEDSWTLRDIDLEVPAGSTTALVGATGSGKTTLAYLVARLYEPDEGRVLVDGTDIRDVTLRSLAGAVGLVSQETYLFHATVRENLRFAKPGATDEEIEQAARAAHIHDMLAGLPEGYDTVVGQRGYRFSGGEKQRMAIARILLRNPPILILDEATSALDNRTERSVQAELDRLAAQRTTITIAHRLSTVEHADQIVVLDAGRIVERGKHAELMALGGRYARLVRGEAV
- the ffh gene encoding signal recognition particle protein, encoding MFDTLSDRLTSALQNLRGKGKLTDADIDATAREIRIALLEADVALPVVREFIAQIKQRAKGAEVSGALNPAQQVIKIVNEELVAILGGETRRLNLAKNPPTVIMLAGLQGSGKTTLAGKLALWLKKQGHAPLLVACDLQRPNAVTQLQVVGERAGVPTFAPEPGNGVGDPVDVARRGIEEAKHAQHDVMIVDTAGRLGVDEELMRQAANIRDAVRPDETLFVVDAMIGQDAVNTAEAFRDGVGFSGVVLTKLDGDARGGAALSVRQVTGQPILFASNGEKLEDFDTFHPDRMASRILGMGDLLTLIEQAEQAFDQDQAEKAAAKLGTGQLTLEDFLEQMLAVRKMGPIGNLLGMLPGAGQMKDQLAQVDDKQLDRLQAIIRGMTPAERADPKMINGSRRARIAAGSGVAVREVNDLVNRFFEARKMMQQMAGRFGFGGGSATKSRKGKKGKKGKGKGPTQSKVRGGFPGGMPMLPPGGGGGGMPDLSQLGGGMNDVPGFDPTKFKLPKNK
- a CDS encoding amidohydrolase family protein, producing MHLRGVVLPDGERRDVWIDGGRLTHEPVDGAETLVSEGFLVPGLVDAHCHPAIGVHGPSTVDDAVAQALVDRDAGTLLIRDCGQPIDTRALQRRADLPRMIRCGRHLALPKRYVPGLGIDLDSPDELPAAVAEQAADGDGWVKLVGDWIDRSTGDLAPLWPDDVLDEAIKVAHAAGVRVTAHVFGEEALPGLIDAGIDCLEHGTGLTPDLLAEMAGRGTALVPTLINIENFPAIAEKASKYPVYAAHMRALHAGVTDMIAAALSAGVAIYAGSDAGGMVAHGRVVDEVEALWRAGMSRTDALAAASWSAREWLGHPSLTEGAPADLLVYDADPREDLSILRTPRHIILNGTVLR
- a CDS encoding CPBP family intramembrane glutamic endopeptidase, with the translated sequence MDQQSRTRTVPGAHWGFLAFFVGLGVYHLVTLVMTALRSGHASVDPLELLDVGPVLLLAFLPTVLLGLAPLVASRWWGSGADFGWLPTLRDVKVGLACGGVALLAGYLLNLLLLGLYGTDRVSDGPLADLARNDDDNTLWLVLAAIIVVAATPLAEELLMRGALWNALAHHRVPPWVILVLTAVVFAYLHGEPTRTIALFGQGVAIGWARLRTGRVGASLVAHAANNLPAALLLFTGA